In Musa acuminata AAA Group cultivar baxijiao chromosome BXJ2-3, Cavendish_Baxijiao_AAA, whole genome shotgun sequence, the following proteins share a genomic window:
- the LOC135607024 gene encoding uncharacterized protein LOC135607024: MADAPNLFLRLTDDRDHQEPPSRFPPPRSFWPSQSAAGSAIADRDPFVPVFSSGPTFGELDSGSDYSGYSDDDDDDDHATLSLDLFRRPPPSVSGAAMDPFPEPFGSPVFRVSEGPEEIGPPCSLDIGLGLGLGSGFERDDDNDAGEDVDREVVVPDWATDDFFIGRRSSPSESTEFSRARPVGSGGLRVVGFDSDSDSDGQIVAMGNEQIPGISDDGEVDRYRISDDLGLPLCWDALQLSDGRRDANEGFDWEEIDGQDVERDVLSIMVLGDEERSDDIGGSGRDEVEPEDVVRNVNWEILLAMNNLGRSPFDPDDVEAYFEDQDGLVYTSDYESYEVLFGHFTEQDGNTKGSPPAAKSVVENLPSAVMTKEDAADIDADCAVCKDGIVAEDRVKRLPCLHHYHEECILPWLGIRNTCPLCRFELPTDDPEYEKQKARRAGGSVIPGDEAPLRYDFEVLPEA, encoded by the coding sequence ATGGCGGACGCTCCCAACCTCTTCCTCCGCCTCACCGACGATCGCGACCACCAAGAACCACCATCCCGCTTCCCCCCTCCGCGCTCCTTCTGGCCCTCCCAATCCGCCGCCGGCTCGGCCATCGCCGATCGGGATCCCTTTGTCCCTGTCTTCTCGTCCGGCCCCACCTTTGGAGAGCTTGACTCGGGCTCCGACTATTCAGGTTACtccgatgacgacgacgacgacgaccacgCCACGCTCTCACTCGACCTCTTCCGCCGCCCTCCGCCCTCCGTCTCCGGCGCTGCCATGGACCCCTTTCCCGAGCCCTTTGGTTCCCCCGTCTTTAGGGTTTCCGAGGGCCCCGAGGAGATCGGTCCTCCCTGCAGCCTCGACATCGGTCTCGGACTCGGGCTAGGGTCAGGATTCGAGAGGGACGACGATAACGACGCAGGGGAGGACGTGGATCGGGAGGTTGTCGTACCGGACTGGGCAACGGATGATTTCTTCATCGGAAGGAGGAGCTCCCCTTCCGAGTCGACCGAGTTCTCGAGGGCCCGGCCCGTAGGTTCCGGCGGCCTTAGGGTTGTTGGGTTCGACTCTGATTCGGACTCCGATGGGCAGATCGTGGCGATGGGCAACGAGCAGATTCCCGGGATCTCTGATGACGGCGAAGTCGACCGATATAGGATCTCCGACGATTTAGGTCTTCCTCTCTGTTGGGACGCCCTCCAATTGAGCGACGGCCGGAGAGATGCAAACGAGGGGTTTGATTGGGAGGAGATCGATGGTCAGGACGTAGAAAGGGATGTCCTTAGTATCATGGTTCTTGGTGATGAGGAGAGATCTGATGACATTGGGGGATCGGGTCGTGATGAGGTTGAGCCAGAAGATGTTGTCAGAAACGTCAATTGGGAGATCCTTTTGGCCATGAACAATTTAGGGAGGAGCCCTTTTGATCCAGATGATGTTGAAGCCTATTTCGAGGATCAAGATGGCCTGGTCTACACATCTGATTACGAGTCCTACGAGGTCTTGTTTGGGCATTTCACCGAGCAGGATGGCAACACCAAGGGTAGCCCTCCAGCAGCAAAATCAGTGGTCGAGAACCTCCCTTCAGCTGTTATGACAAAAGAAGACGCTGCCGACATTGACGCTGATTGTGCGGTTTGTAAGGATGGGATCGTGGCAGAGGATAGAGTTAAGAGGCTGCCATGTTTGCACCATTATCATGAGGAGTGCATCTTGCCATGGCTTGGGATCCGTAACACCTGTCCCCTTTGTAGATTCGAGTTGCCAACAGATGATCCTGAATATGAGAAGCAGAAGGCAAGGAGGGCAGGTGGTAGTGTTATCCCCGGTGATGAAGCTCCTCTCAGGTATGATTTTGAAGTGTTACCTGAAGCTTAG